A section of the Ruania halotolerans genome encodes:
- a CDS encoding LacI family DNA-binding transcriptional regulator, translating to MSSRVPTIAEVAREAGVSRATVSRVMNGRSTVDPDLASRVREVAAGLNYSPSRVARGLSLGRTQTVGLLVPDLGNPMFQQVLRGANQAATRAGYRILVADSIEEPHREAELAIEARRRCDALILCSPRMPEDELAQVLASTHPVVLVNREPQGTGAPALSVDYAAGIRDLAEHLIGLGHERLLYLAGPASSASNAARVRSLDAVAAQYPHVCLTRADCGSMIDDGYRALDVVLGSGTTAVLAFNDLVAFGLLGKLNEAGVRVPEDLSVAGFDDIAFAKYATPSLTTMSVPQMDLGRHAWERLHQLLEGEPESPSLHLRPRLVARSSTGPAARRPGGLTTDGDRTPR from the coding sequence GTGAGCAGCCGCGTGCCCACCATCGCCGAGGTCGCTCGCGAGGCGGGCGTATCCCGGGCCACCGTCTCCCGGGTGATGAACGGCCGATCCACCGTTGATCCCGACCTCGCATCGCGGGTGCGCGAGGTGGCCGCCGGCCTGAACTACTCCCCGAGCCGGGTGGCCCGCGGCCTCTCCCTCGGTCGTACCCAGACGGTGGGTCTGCTTGTGCCGGACCTGGGCAACCCCATGTTCCAGCAGGTGCTCCGCGGGGCCAATCAGGCCGCCACCCGCGCCGGCTACCGAATCCTCGTGGCGGATAGCATCGAGGAACCGCATCGGGAGGCCGAACTCGCCATCGAGGCGCGACGACGATGTGATGCATTAATCCTGTGCTCACCGCGGATGCCCGAGGACGAGCTTGCCCAGGTCCTCGCGTCCACGCACCCCGTGGTCCTGGTCAACCGCGAGCCCCAGGGCACCGGCGCCCCGGCTCTCTCGGTCGACTATGCCGCCGGGATCAGGGACCTGGCCGAGCACCTGATCGGCCTGGGGCACGAACGTCTCCTCTACCTGGCCGGGCCGGCGAGCAGCGCCTCGAACGCTGCCCGCGTGCGGAGTCTCGACGCCGTCGCGGCGCAGTACCCGCACGTGTGCCTCACCCGTGCAGACTGTGGCTCGATGATCGACGATGGCTACCGCGCCCTCGATGTAGTGCTCGGATCAGGAACGACGGCGGTCCTCGCCTTCAACGACCTCGTGGCATTCGGGCTGCTCGGCAAGCTCAATGAGGCAGGAGTACGGGTGCCGGAGGATCTCTCCGTCGCCGGATTCGATGACATCGCCTTCGCCAAGTACGCCACACCATCGCTGACCACGATGTCCGTCCCGCAGATGGACCTCGGACGGCATGCGTGGGAACGCCTGCATCAATTGCTCGAGGGGGAGCCGGAGAGTCCGTCGCTGCACCTGCGGCCGCGCCTGGTGGCTCGATCCAGCACCGGCCCCGCCGCTCGCCGACCTGGCGGGCTCACCACCGACGGAGACCGAACCCCTCGATGA
- a CDS encoding MIP/aquaporin family protein — protein sequence MNFSAIFVPELFGTMMLTLLGCGVVANAALPGTKGNGGGFLMVNFGWGLGVFAGVFVALSSGAHINPAVTIGLLANGAEELGPDIPATAGNALIYILAQVAGAFLGAVVCWLAYKQHFDADSDGPTKLGVFSTGPAIRSYGWNVVTEVIGTFVLVFVVISFGFAGEQASAIGSPLAVALLVVGIGASLGGPTGYAINPARDLGPRIAHALLPIKGKGTSDWSYSWVPIVGPLIGGIIGGLSAAAIF from the coding sequence GTGAACTTCTCCGCGATCTTCGTGCCCGAGCTGTTCGGGACGATGATGCTGACGCTGCTCGGTTGCGGTGTCGTCGCCAACGCCGCACTCCCGGGCACCAAGGGCAATGGTGGCGGCTTCCTGATGGTGAACTTCGGCTGGGGCCTCGGCGTCTTCGCCGGTGTGTTCGTAGCACTCTCCAGCGGTGCACACATCAACCCGGCCGTGACCATCGGGCTGCTCGCCAACGGGGCCGAGGAACTCGGCCCCGACATCCCCGCGACAGCCGGCAATGCCCTGATCTACATCCTGGCGCAGGTGGCCGGAGCCTTCCTCGGAGCAGTGGTGTGCTGGTTGGCATACAAGCAGCACTTCGACGCCGACTCCGACGGGCCCACCAAACTAGGGGTGTTCTCCACGGGCCCGGCGATCCGGTCCTACGGCTGGAACGTCGTGACCGAGGTGATCGGCACGTTCGTGCTGGTGTTCGTGGTGATCTCGTTCGGCTTCGCCGGCGAGCAGGCAAGCGCGATCGGTTCGCCGCTCGCTGTGGCTCTGCTGGTGGTCGGCATCGGCGCCAGCCTCGGTGGCCCCACCGGCTACGCCATCAACCCGGCCCGTGACCTCGGTCCGCGCATCGCGCACGCGCTGCTGCCGATCAAGGGCAAGGGCACCAGCGACTGGAGCTACTCCTGGGTTCCGATCGTGGGCCCGCTCATCGGCGGAATCATCGGCGGCCTGAGCGCTGCCGCGATCTTCTGA
- a CDS encoding A/G-specific adenine glycosylase: protein MSTVRVPATAAATLHSAVVNWYATHARDLPWRAPHASAWSVLVSEIMLQQTPVVRVEPAWRAWMQRWPTPADLAAASPAEVLRAWDRLGYPRRALRLREAAAAITEHHDGEVPADEEALLALPGIGSYTAAAVAAFAFRRRSVVLDTNVRRVLGRLLSGTALPPPSPRRTEAEMAAEVLPADPEASARWNVAVMELGALVCTARSPRCGQCPVADQCQWRTSGYPADEHAARRRTQAWHGTDRQARGRVLAALRTQDELRPEEVRELWPDATQLERVLTGLRTDGLVSAIADLDGVVTGYRLPQG from the coding sequence ATGAGCACCGTCCGCGTTCCGGCCACAGCTGCGGCCACCCTGCATTCCGCCGTCGTGAACTGGTACGCCACGCACGCGCGCGATCTCCCCTGGCGTGCACCTCACGCATCTGCCTGGAGCGTGCTGGTCAGCGAGATCATGCTGCAGCAGACCCCCGTGGTGCGGGTTGAGCCGGCGTGGCGGGCGTGGATGCAGCGCTGGCCCACACCGGCGGACCTGGCCGCAGCAAGCCCAGCAGAAGTGCTCCGGGCATGGGACCGGCTCGGCTACCCGCGCCGCGCGCTCCGGCTGCGGGAGGCCGCAGCCGCGATCACCGAGCACCACGACGGCGAGGTGCCCGCCGACGAGGAGGCACTGCTCGCGCTACCCGGGATCGGGAGCTACACGGCTGCCGCCGTCGCCGCCTTCGCGTTCCGACGGCGATCAGTGGTCCTGGACACGAACGTACGCCGGGTGCTGGGCCGGCTGTTGAGCGGAACGGCCCTGCCACCACCGTCACCACGACGCACCGAGGCGGAGATGGCAGCCGAGGTGCTTCCTGCCGACCCGGAGGCCTCGGCGCGATGGAACGTGGCCGTGATGGAGCTCGGCGCATTGGTGTGTACGGCTCGCTCACCCCGGTGCGGGCAGTGCCCGGTCGCAGACCAGTGCCAGTGGCGGACGAGCGGCTACCCGGCCGATGAACATGCCGCCCGACGGCGCACCCAGGCCTGGCATGGCACCGACCGGCAGGCGCGTGGCCGGGTCCTCGCCGCATTACGCACTCAGGACGAGCTGCGACCGGAGGAGGTGCGGGAGCTGTGGCCCGACGCCACCCAGCTCGAGCGCGTGCTCACCGGCCTGCGCACCGATGGGCTCGTGAGTGCCATCGCCGACTTGGACGGCGTAGTGACCGGCTACCGCCTGCCACAGGGCTGA
- a CDS encoding ketopantoate reductase family protein: protein MRYIVIGAGGVGGTIGASLHATGHEVVLVARGAHGRALATDGLTLLTPNGTSRHRIPVVNRPEQLGEPSAPRGLQEDDVLILAVKGQDTAGALDAWAHVPVSSGGTAAERLPVFLAQNGVANEPHAARVFADVHAMCLWLPTTHLEPGVVVAEGTPVHGVLHVGRWPDGVDDVDRQVAADLEAAGFAAPVRADVMRWKFAKLLANLGNAVEALAGDDPDSAHLAAQARTEGEAALAAAGISWATPDEEAALRPSLRVGDVPGHSRLGGSSWQSLRRGTGSIEADFLNGEIVMLGKQHGVPTPVNGTLTRWAGRAARTGQAPGSCTVEQLRRAATAGADAPAH from the coding sequence GTGAGATACATCGTGATCGGTGCCGGCGGCGTCGGAGGTACGATCGGCGCCTCATTGCATGCCACCGGTCACGAGGTGGTGCTGGTGGCGCGGGGCGCGCATGGCCGTGCGCTGGCCACTGACGGTCTGACATTACTCACCCCGAACGGGACGAGCAGGCACCGGATTCCCGTGGTGAACCGACCGGAGCAGTTGGGGGAACCATCGGCGCCGAGGGGCCTGCAGGAGGATGACGTACTCATCCTCGCGGTGAAGGGGCAGGACACTGCAGGGGCGCTCGATGCGTGGGCGCATGTGCCCGTATCGAGCGGCGGTACGGCCGCGGAGCGGCTTCCGGTGTTCCTGGCACAGAACGGTGTGGCGAACGAGCCCCACGCTGCCCGGGTGTTCGCCGATGTGCACGCCATGTGCCTGTGGCTGCCGACCACCCATCTCGAACCCGGAGTGGTCGTGGCCGAGGGCACTCCGGTGCACGGTGTGCTGCATGTGGGCCGGTGGCCCGACGGAGTGGACGACGTTGACCGTCAGGTGGCTGCCGACCTCGAAGCGGCCGGTTTCGCCGCCCCGGTGCGCGCGGACGTGATGCGCTGGAAGTTCGCGAAACTGCTTGCCAACCTGGGCAACGCCGTCGAGGCGTTGGCCGGCGATGACCCCGACAGCGCGCATCTGGCCGCGCAGGCCCGGACGGAGGGCGAGGCGGCGCTCGCCGCCGCGGGAATCTCCTGGGCGACGCCGGATGAGGAGGCTGCCCTGCGCCCGTCACTGCGTGTGGGCGACGTTCCCGGCCATTCGCGACTCGGCGGATCCAGCTGGCAGTCCCTGCGGCGCGGCACCGGGTCGATCGAAGCGGACTTCCTCAACGGTGAGATTGTCATGCTCGGCAAGCAGCACGGGGTTCCCACACCAGTCAATGGCACGCTCACCCGCTGGGCCGGGCGAGCGGCACGGACGGGGCAGGCCCCCGGATCATGCACGGTGGAACAGCTCCGCCGTGCCGCTACGGCCGGCGCGGACGCACCAGCACACTGA
- a CDS encoding amino-acid N-acetyltransferase produces the protein MSTDAELQIRPARPADVRTIRALVEPYADERILLAKDMVGYFESVPEFLVATLEGEVVGCGALHVMWEDLGEVRTLAVRHDLIRVGIGHALLEALLARAEEYGLRRLFCLTFEVDFFSRHGFAPIEGDVVDPEVYRELLLSRDDGIAEFLDLARVKPNTLGNTRMLRTLG, from the coding sequence ATGAGTACGGACGCTGAACTCCAGATCCGCCCCGCTCGCCCGGCGGACGTGCGGACGATCCGGGCGCTGGTTGAGCCGTATGCGGACGAACGGATCCTCCTCGCTAAGGACATGGTGGGGTACTTCGAATCAGTGCCGGAGTTCCTGGTGGCAACGCTGGAGGGGGAGGTGGTCGGCTGCGGCGCCCTGCACGTGATGTGGGAGGACCTGGGTGAGGTGCGCACACTCGCCGTGCGCCACGACCTGATCCGCGTGGGGATCGGGCACGCCCTCCTCGAGGCGCTGCTGGCGCGCGCCGAAGAGTACGGGTTGCGCCGGCTGTTCTGCCTGACCTTCGAAGTGGATTTCTTCAGTCGGCACGGGTTCGCCCCGATCGAGGGGGACGTGGTGGATCCGGAGGTCTATCGCGAGTTGTTGCTCTCGCGCGATGATGGCATCGCCGAGTTCCTCGATCTGGCCCGGGTGAAGCCGAACACGCTCGGCAATACGCGAATGCTGCGCACGCTCGGCTAG
- a CDS encoding AEC family transporter, translated as MTAVLTALGTMAVIAFAGWVLATFRVLGPGAQQVLARLVFALATPSLLITTIGEANLSLLLTRTAATTVISTLVVATTAAAIFGGLLRRGRGQATVATLAASYVNAGNIGIPVAIYVLTDALAVVPTMLMQLLVLAPTAYAVLDTAGAGRRELVLRPLRSPLTIGALIGLALAIVPWTPPDAVLQPLRLVGSTAAPLALLTLGMSFAPLRRSDAPSTASASKPAPPPGHWLDVAIVATLRGAVHPALTFAVAHALGVAEEDMLAVVLMAALPTAQNVLVYALQFDRGLRIARDSQVITTAVSIPLLVGVVALLH; from the coding sequence ATGACTGCCGTCCTGACCGCGCTGGGCACTATGGCGGTGATCGCGTTCGCCGGCTGGGTGCTGGCCACGTTTCGTGTGCTGGGCCCAGGTGCGCAGCAGGTGCTGGCCCGCCTCGTGTTCGCCCTGGCCACGCCGTCGCTGCTGATCACCACGATCGGCGAGGCGAACTTGTCGCTGCTCCTCACTCGGACCGCCGCGACCACCGTCATCAGCACCTTGGTCGTCGCCACCACGGCAGCCGCGATCTTCGGCGGACTCCTGCGGCGTGGACGGGGACAGGCCACAGTGGCGACCCTGGCAGCGAGCTACGTCAATGCCGGCAACATCGGCATCCCCGTGGCCATCTACGTGCTCACAGACGCACTCGCGGTGGTGCCGACGATGCTGATGCAGCTGCTGGTGCTCGCCCCCACGGCCTACGCGGTGCTGGACACCGCGGGCGCCGGACGGCGCGAGCTGGTGCTCCGGCCATTGCGCAGCCCGCTCACCATCGGGGCGCTGATCGGTCTTGCGCTGGCCATCGTGCCCTGGACGCCGCCAGACGCCGTGCTGCAACCCCTACGGCTGGTGGGCAGTACCGCCGCGCCGCTGGCACTGCTCACCCTGGGGATGTCTTTTGCTCCCCTGCGCCGCAGCGATGCCCCCTCGACAGCATCGGCGTCGAAGCCGGCGCCCCCGCCAGGGCACTGGCTGGATGTGGCCATCGTGGCCACATTGCGGGGGGCGGTTCATCCAGCGCTCACCTTTGCGGTGGCTCACGCCCTCGGCGTGGCCGAGGAGGACATGCTGGCGGTCGTGCTGATGGCTGCACTCCCGACGGCGCAGAACGTGCTGGTCTATGCGCTGCAGTTCGACCGCGGCCTGAGGATCGCGAGGGACTCACAGGTGATCACCACGGCGGTGTCGATCCCGTTGCTGGTGGGTGTGGTCGCACTGCTGCACTAA
- a CDS encoding LysR family transcriptional regulator substrate-binding protein — protein sequence MTPQPFRLGYVPGVTPAKWARTWSQRHRTPLELVPLEAAQAEHAVREGEVCAALLRPPVDRDLLSAIVLYEETAVVVVPTDHVIAALEDGEEVTLADLDTETVLHCLDEVLDWPNGPPGSVAEHRPESTAAAIALVAAGAGVLVVPQSLARLHHRRDLTYRSLAGGPTAPVALSWVTDQKTDEIEDMIGIVRGRTVNSSRGRPTGAPAKEETPTGASRRDRSAGRTANSTGGGARRPRGNGARPGRPGGRRPRRGKR from the coding sequence ATGACGCCGCAGCCCTTCCGCCTCGGCTACGTGCCGGGGGTGACGCCGGCGAAGTGGGCCCGCACGTGGTCGCAGCGCCATCGCACACCCCTCGAGCTCGTGCCGCTGGAGGCCGCCCAGGCCGAGCATGCCGTTCGCGAGGGCGAGGTCTGCGCGGCACTGCTGCGGCCCCCAGTCGATCGGGATCTGCTCAGCGCGATCGTGCTCTACGAGGAAACCGCCGTCGTGGTGGTACCCACCGACCACGTCATCGCCGCACTCGAGGACGGCGAAGAAGTCACCCTCGCCGACCTCGACACCGAGACCGTTCTGCATTGCCTGGACGAGGTGCTCGACTGGCCGAATGGTCCGCCCGGATCCGTCGCCGAACACCGGCCCGAGAGCACAGCAGCAGCGATCGCACTCGTGGCCGCGGGTGCGGGCGTGCTCGTCGTTCCGCAGTCACTGGCGCGCCTGCACCACCGCCGCGACCTCACCTACCGATCTCTCGCCGGTGGCCCTACCGCCCCTGTCGCGCTGAGCTGGGTCACCGATCAGAAGACTGACGAGATCGAGGACATGATCGGCATCGTCCGTGGCCGCACCGTCAACTCCTCGCGCGGTCGCCCCACCGGAGCGCCCGCCAAGGAAGAGACACCCACGGGCGCCAGTCGCCGCGATCGTTCCGCCGGCAGAACGGCCAACTCCACGGGAGGTGGCGCACGTCGCCCCCGAGGCAACGGCGCTCGGCCTGGGCGCCCGGGAGGGCGCCGTCCCCGCCGCGGCAAGCGCTGA
- the glpK gene encoding glycerol kinase GlpK: MAQYVLAIDQGTTSTRAIVFDHAGEIVESGQLEHEQILPKAGWVEHDPMEIWRNAREVVGLALTRANITSTDLAAVGITNQRETTVVWDKNTGEPVYNAIVWQDTRTQKIADELAGDEGPEKYKAKVGLPLATYFSGPKIKWILDNVEGARAKAEAGDLIFGNTDSWLIWNMTGGTDGGVHVTDVTNASRTMLMNLDSLSWNEDIAADMGIPVSMLPEIRSSSEVYGKGRPKGMIPDIPIAGILGDQQAATFGQACFEVGMAKNTYGTGNFMLINTGEEIIPSENGLLTTVAYKIGDNKPIYALEGSIAVTGSLIQWLRDNLGLISSAPEVEDLAKTVEDNGGAYFVPAFSGLFAPYWRGEARGVLAGLTRFVNKGHIARAALEATAFQTREVLDAMNADSGVDLTELKVDGGMIANELLMQFQADILGVPVVRPKVAETTALGAAYAAGIAVGYWSGEQDVIDNWAEDKRWEPAMDADERERTYRLWKKAVTKSFDWVDADTE; encoded by the coding sequence ATGGCGCAGTACGTCCTCGCAATCGACCAAGGCACCACCAGCACCCGGGCGATCGTCTTCGACCATGCCGGCGAGATCGTCGAGAGCGGCCAGCTCGAGCACGAACAGATCCTCCCGAAGGCGGGATGGGTCGAACACGATCCGATGGAGATCTGGCGCAACGCTCGTGAGGTGGTGGGGCTCGCCCTGACCCGCGCGAACATCACCTCCACCGATCTCGCCGCCGTCGGTATCACGAACCAGCGTGAGACCACCGTGGTGTGGGACAAGAACACCGGCGAGCCGGTGTACAACGCGATTGTCTGGCAGGACACCCGCACCCAGAAGATCGCCGACGAACTCGCCGGTGACGAAGGCCCCGAGAAGTACAAGGCGAAGGTGGGGCTCCCGCTGGCCACCTACTTCTCCGGACCGAAGATCAAGTGGATCCTTGACAACGTCGAGGGCGCTCGCGCGAAGGCCGAGGCAGGCGACCTGATCTTCGGCAACACCGATTCCTGGCTGATCTGGAACATGACCGGCGGCACCGACGGTGGGGTGCACGTCACCGACGTCACCAACGCCTCGCGCACCATGCTGATGAACCTCGATTCGCTCAGCTGGAACGAGGACATCGCCGCCGATATGGGTATCCCGGTCTCGATGCTTCCTGAGATCAGGTCTTCCTCCGAGGTATACGGCAAGGGACGCCCGAAGGGAATGATCCCGGACATTCCCATCGCCGGAATCCTGGGCGACCAGCAGGCGGCCACCTTCGGCCAGGCCTGTTTCGAGGTGGGGATGGCCAAGAACACCTACGGCACCGGCAACTTCATGCTGATCAACACCGGTGAGGAGATCATTCCCTCGGAGAACGGTCTGCTCACCACCGTTGCGTACAAGATTGGGGACAACAAGCCGATCTACGCGCTCGAAGGTTCGATCGCCGTGACCGGATCGCTCATCCAGTGGCTGCGGGACAACCTTGGTCTGATCTCTTCCGCACCCGAGGTGGAGGATCTCGCCAAGACCGTCGAGGACAACGGCGGCGCATACTTCGTGCCGGCGTTCTCGGGCCTGTTCGCCCCGTACTGGCGCGGTGAGGCCCGTGGGGTGCTCGCGGGACTGACCCGGTTCGTGAACAAGGGCCACATCGCCCGGGCCGCACTGGAGGCCACCGCCTTCCAGACCCGTGAGGTGCTGGACGCGATGAACGCCGACTCCGGTGTGGATCTGACCGAGCTCAAAGTGGACGGCGGCATGATCGCCAACGAGCTGCTCATGCAGTTCCAGGCCGACATCCTGGGCGTGCCGGTGGTACGGCCGAAGGTGGCCGAGACCACGGCACTGGGCGCCGCCTACGCGGCGGGCATCGCCGTCGGCTACTGGTCCGGTGAGCAGGATGTGATCGACAACTGGGCCGAGGACAAGCGCTGGGAGCCTGCGATGGACGCGGACGAGCGTGAGCGCACCTATCGGCTCTGGAAGAAGGCGGTCACCAAGTCCTTCGACTGGGTGGATGCCGACACCGAGTGA
- the xylB gene encoding xylulokinase, protein MTTPTSHLSEHPHTGTLVAGVDSSTQSCKVVIRDAETGALQRFGSAPHPEGTEVDPEAWWDALQVAVSAAGGLDDVAAVAVGGQQHGMVALDADGHVVRPALLWNDTRSAQAATDLIAELGEGDSDAGARAWAEQVGVVPVASITATKLRWLAENEPEHAERVAAVALPHDWLTWRLAGDGPGSRAGGNSLERLTTDRSDASGTGYFDAASGEYRFDLLERAFGRRIGVPTVVAPGAVARERQGSVLGAGAGDNAAAALGLGMVPGDVAVSIGTSGVVSAVCDTPVADPEGLVAGFADATGRYLPLACTLNGSRVFDAMGRLLGVGHEEFSALALSAPAGADGLTLVPYLEGERTPNKPDASGALHGVRLGNTTPAHLARAAVEGVLCSLADGMTALRAQGVPVRRVFLIGGAAQSEAVRQIAPAVLGVPVTVPEPGEYVADGAARQAAWALSGAAQAPEWPLSGAKEYPFDGAAAQSLTERYAQAREMTFGA, encoded by the coding sequence ATGACGACGCCGACATCGCACCTATCCGAACACCCCCACACGGGGACGCTGGTCGCAGGGGTGGACTCGTCCACCCAATCCTGCAAGGTGGTCATCCGCGATGCGGAGACCGGGGCGCTACAACGCTTCGGCTCCGCGCCCCACCCGGAAGGCACTGAGGTGGACCCCGAGGCGTGGTGGGACGCCCTGCAGGTGGCGGTCTCTGCCGCCGGGGGACTGGACGATGTTGCGGCCGTGGCAGTGGGTGGGCAACAGCACGGCATGGTGGCGCTGGACGCCGACGGACATGTGGTGCGCCCGGCGCTGTTGTGGAACGACACCCGCAGTGCGCAGGCCGCCACGGATCTGATCGCCGAGCTGGGCGAGGGTGACTCTGATGCCGGAGCGCGTGCCTGGGCCGAACAGGTCGGCGTAGTTCCGGTGGCCTCGATCACCGCCACCAAGCTGCGCTGGCTTGCCGAGAATGAGCCAGAGCACGCCGAGCGGGTGGCCGCAGTGGCCCTACCGCATGATTGGCTCACCTGGCGCCTGGCCGGAGACGGCCCCGGGAGCCGTGCGGGCGGGAACAGCCTCGAGCGGCTCACCACTGACCGCTCGGACGCCTCCGGTACCGGCTACTTCGACGCTGCCAGCGGCGAGTACCGATTCGATCTGCTCGAGCGCGCGTTCGGCCGCCGTATCGGCGTGCCCACGGTGGTGGCGCCCGGCGCAGTGGCGCGCGAGAGGCAGGGATCCGTCCTCGGTGCCGGTGCCGGCGACAACGCCGCGGCCGCGCTCGGCCTCGGTATGGTTCCCGGCGATGTGGCCGTCTCGATCGGCACCTCGGGAGTGGTCAGCGCCGTCTGCGACACTCCGGTGGCCGACCCCGAGGGGCTGGTCGCCGGATTCGCCGACGCCACCGGACGGTACCTGCCGCTGGCCTGCACGCTCAACGGCAGTCGTGTGTTCGATGCGATGGGGCGTCTCCTCGGTGTGGGTCATGAGGAGTTCTCCGCGCTGGCGCTCTCCGCACCCGCCGGCGCGGACGGACTCACCCTGGTGCCCTACCTGGAGGGTGAGCGCACCCCGAACAAACCGGACGCCTCGGGCGCGCTGCATGGTGTGCGTCTGGGCAACACGACGCCCGCGCACCTGGCGAGGGCCGCCGTCGAAGGGGTGCTGTGCTCACTCGCTGATGGCATGACGGCGTTGCGCGCCCAGGGTGTACCGGTGCGGCGGGTCTTCCTCATCGGCGGTGCCGCGCAGTCTGAGGCAGTGCGGCAGATCGCACCGGCCGTGCTTGGTGTGCCCGTGACCGTGCCGGAACCGGGCGAGTACGTGGCCGATGGCGCCGCCCGCCAGGCGGCATGGGCGCTCTCCGGGGCGGCTCAGGCGCCCGAGTGGCCGCTCTCGGGCGCGAAGGAGTACCCGTTCGATGGGGCTGCCGCGCAGTCTTTGACCGAGCGCTATGCGCAGGCCCGGGAGATGACGTTCGGAGCCTAG
- a CDS encoding sugar-binding transcriptional regulator, with amino-acid sequence MREDDAYRAALMYYLQDQTMEVIAKTLGVSRSTVSRLIKSAREEGIVRISLRQPSGSGADLGHRLSATFGIKAHVVPVRERATEVHRLEQVAMVAARLMGEWVSADMVVGVAWGTTVTAIAGHLAPNPVRGSTVVQLNGAANTFAGGVTYAGDLIATIAGAFDSTPHLFPVPAFFDFAETKAAMWRERSVRRVLDIQRRVDIALFGVGALAADVPSHVYNAGYLDDSEITQLTADRVVGDVCTVFLREDGTYRDIAINARATGPSPRELRTLRRRVCVAVGEAKVPALLGALRARVATDLIIDETTARTVLERLRHAPVAG; translated from the coding sequence GTGCGTGAGGACGACGCCTATCGTGCGGCGCTGATGTATTACCTGCAGGACCAGACGATGGAGGTCATCGCCAAGACGCTCGGGGTCTCGCGGTCCACCGTCTCGCGATTGATCAAGTCCGCGCGCGAGGAGGGGATCGTGCGGATCTCCCTGCGTCAGCCCAGCGGATCGGGTGCAGACCTCGGCCATCGGCTCTCGGCCACGTTCGGGATCAAGGCGCATGTGGTGCCGGTGCGCGAACGGGCCACGGAGGTGCATCGGCTCGAGCAGGTGGCCATGGTGGCCGCGCGGCTGATGGGCGAGTGGGTCAGTGCCGACATGGTCGTGGGTGTGGCGTGGGGGACTACCGTGACGGCGATCGCTGGTCATCTGGCGCCGAACCCCGTGCGTGGTAGCACCGTGGTGCAGCTCAACGGCGCCGCCAACACCTTCGCCGGGGGAGTCACCTACGCAGGCGACCTGATCGCGACGATTGCCGGGGCTTTCGATTCCACCCCGCACCTGTTCCCGGTGCCGGCATTCTTCGACTTTGCCGAGACGAAGGCTGCGATGTGGCGCGAGCGCAGTGTTCGCCGGGTGCTGGACATCCAGCGCCGTGTTGATATCGCCCTGTTCGGGGTGGGCGCGCTGGCCGCAGACGTTCCCAGCCATGTCTACAACGCCGGGTACCTCGATGATTCCGAGATCACCCAACTGACGGCCGATCGCGTGGTGGGCGATGTGTGCACGGTCTTCCTTCGCGAGGACGGGACGTATCGGGACATCGCCATCAACGCTCGTGCCACCGGACCCTCACCGCGGGAGCTGCGTACCCTGCGGCGGCGGGTCTGCGTGGCCGTGGGAGAGGCGAAAGTGCCGGCCCTGCTCGGCGCTTTGCGGGCCCGGGTGGCCACCGATCTGATCATCGATGAGACCACGGCGCGCACGGTGCTGGAGCGGCTGCGCCATGCGCCCGTGGCAGGGTGA